actgaaccaccTAAACACCCCTAGATCTATATTAACCTTTTAAATGTCTGCATCATATTCTATGTTATAAAAGTAGCCAGCTATTTTAATCTACCTCCAACTTGTAACCTTTATGAgagttcctttcttcttcttcttcttcttcttttttttaatataagcaggATTACAATGAATATTTTACATCTTCTTGGTCACCATGGTTCTGGTacattggatttttttctgttcccagACCTCACTAAATCCTTCCCACCCAGGGATTTTGTCTTTACGGTTCCCTGTGCAAGGAACGTCTACTTTGGCTTTAGACTGGGTGCACCCCCCTTCATCATTTACATTCCacccttgtgtttttttattggaGAGATTTTTTACTGACAATCCCATTTAAAGAACCACCACCCCCCTTCAAACCAAGTGACTTTTAATCATAttactctgtttattttcttcatcataCTTTCCactgtcaacaaatattttatttcttcgcTCTTGGTTTTTAGGGGTGGTAATCAACCATGGTGTCTCCTTATTCCTGGcctgaagaaatagagaaataaaccaagaaatcaggtaaaaatttaaaataaaatatattttattagtgaTGTTTATTGAAAAACATGATCTATATCTTTAACAAAATGTCTCtccaaattaaaatcacaatcaTTAGCTCATTCCCACCTCTAAACAGGGCAGTACATATTCCTGCAGGCTTTAACCTGAAGGAGTAGAAATGTATATGGCCAAAAAtgagagcagagaaagggcatCCTCACTTCCTGTTTCCTGTTCTGCAAATCATATAGAGAGCAGTGTTTCCATCTGGGGGAGGGAGATTTCTCCCCTAAATGGAAACATGAGGAATAGATTACAAATACACCACCTGACATCTTCGCTACCTGTATCTCTTTCAGAATGTGTCTACTTATGTGTCTACTCTGTTCTTCGAGAGCTTGAAACAGGCCAGAACAGATGATGTACTCAAGGAGTATGTGTTAATGGATtgttgaaatataaatttaaactgTATAAACTATTCACATATTCCATTTTCAAAGTTCGTAACTTGTAATACTTAGTATTGCTGACCATGTGGGAGAGAAACACAATTCTCCCACAGTCAGAGGGAGAAATCGGTATGTTTTTCCTGCAGGTGAGCTGATCATAGGTATCACAAGCTTTCAAATGTCTCTAACATCTgcaatttgaattttataatatgtcCTAAAGACATAACCATGAATATAGACAGAACTTCAGTTTGAAAGAATATTTATCTCAATGCTGATAAACATAAGAGAAATAAGAAccaaaaatttttcaataagaaattaaataaattatagtagaATATACAttagttttaaataatatctgtaaaatattatttcaacacatgaaaaatgttcattatatTAAGGGAAGAGGGTAGTTTAAAAAGTCTATACAATAtaatcctgattttaaaatatgaatttgaggatctaaatttttacagagagagcaatgaaattattttgaaagttctGTTGGACTTGAAACTACTGCCTAATTAGAAAGTAAAGATAGGTCTCAGGCTGTTTCTGGGAAAAATGTGAAGAGAGTGTAAAGGGACAGCATCAGGTCACATGGTTTCTCAGCATAACATAACCACGTGGCAGTTCCATGACCATTTCTGCCTCTGGACAACCCTAGCCACCTCCCAGGAGGAGCTCCCTGGAAAGAAATATCCAACCAATGCTCCACCTATCCCCACTCCCTGTGACCTGCCCAGAACACATCAAAACAGCAGTGGGCAGTCAGCATGGTAACAGGTGTAGAAGATCTGAGGGGAGTTAATGGCCATAGGAATTGCCAAAGCGGCAAAGACATCCTGATGACAAACAATTCTGTCACACTAGAAAATAAACTCTGAGATTTGTCTCTGTCTTAAGTtatggaagggaaaggagaaaacacccaaagaaaatacaattacAAGATAACTGTTAATGtaaattcattttcccttttgagTTTCATTCTTGAAAAAGCTGCAAAAATGTCATCATATTTACCTGAATTTAGGATATGTACATGTGTTCATTGCATGCAGCCAAAGAATTCTTTCACTTGTGCCCAAATTTCAGCATCTAATGGCCATAAAGTAGTAAATAAAACTCTCAGAATAAAACCACAAACACCGGAGATGGAAAAGAGCTACCAGAAGATGTTTGTAGGGAGTATGAGCTGAACACGAGGGGCTTACAAAGTTTTAAAGATATCATAAAATTGAGAATTTACTTAGAAGGCACTTCAAATCTGAAATAAATGGGTAGAAAAGCATGTGTGAAGGTAAAAGGATAAGTAagcaacatatataaagaaaaggaCCCTAATCACTTCATATCTTGGACCAAGAAGACAAGCAAACTTAGGAGACAAAAATATCTCCAGTGCAGATGTTCCGTCTGGGTTGTCTCACTTCTAACTCTAGTAATAATCAAGACTCGCACCCTTGAAGGGAAGCCAGAACACCTGAATCCTCCAAAACAACATATGtttgaatgtgtgtatgtgtgtgtgtgtgtgtgtgtgtgtgtgtgtgtgtgtatgctcttAGGTGCGGtatatgatgtatcatgttgtAATATTACCTAtaacaaattatatacatatatatcctgccattccatTGATACAAGGGGAATTTTCTGGTTTATATGAGCACACTGTTTTTTAACATATCTAAAGGTAAATGACCGTAAATCCATCCAGagtaatatatttcaaaatgctcATTCTGTAACATTTAGTAATATTCTGTGTCTTGATTGTCCTGGAACTCTGATCTTCGGGTTGTGAACATGGATTTGTCTGTCTCTGCCATAGGAGCATGGGAAGCAACCAGACATGGGTCACAGAAATCACCTTGCTGGGATTCCAGGTTTATCCAGCACTGAAGTTTTTTCTCTTTGgacttttctgtctcttctatAGCCTCACTCTTCTGGGGAATGGGGTCATCTTAGGGCTTATCTGCTTAGACTCTAGACtgcacacccccatgtacttcttcctctcccatcTGGCCATCGTTGATATGTCCTATGCTTCCAACAATGTCCCCAAGATGCTGGCAAATCTTTTGACTCAGAGAAGAACCATATCCTTTGTTCCTTGCATTATGCAGACTTTTTTGTATCTAGCTTTTGCTCACGCAGAGTGCCTGATTTTGGTCGTGATGTCCTACGATAGGCTTGTGGCGATCTGCAATCCCCTACATTACACTGTCATCATGAGCTGGAGAGTGTGCACAGTCCTGGCCATCACTTCCTGGGTGTTTAGCTTCCTCCTGGCCCTCGTCCATTTAATTCTCATCCTGAGGCTGCCCTTCTGTGGGCCTCATGAAATCAACCACTTCTTCTGTGAGATCCTGTCTGTCCTCAAGCTGGCCTGCGCTGACACCTGGCTCAACCAAGTTGTCATCTTTGTTGCCTGTGTGTTTATCTTACTAGGGCCCCTCTGCCTGGTGCTGGTGTCCTACACGCGCATCCTGTTCGCCATCCTGAGGATCCAGTCCGGGGAGGGCCGCAGAaaggccttctccacctgctcctcccacctctgTGTGGTGGGGCTCTTCTTTGGAAGCGCCATTGTCATGTACATGGCCCCCAAATCCCGCCACCCTGAGGAGCAGCAGAAGATCCTTTCCTTGTTTTACAGCCTTTTCAACCCTATGCTGAACCCGCTgatctacagcctgaggaacacAGAGGTCAAGGACGCCCTGAGGAGAACGCTGTACAAACAGAGGCACGTATGAAGGATACCAAAAACCAACATGGGGAAAGGCATTTTGCTCCCAATGAAATCTGGCAGGTGGCATTTTCACCTTGTGCTAAAAAATACCACATTAACATAGAATCTTTTAGACTTAAATATACAACCTGAAGCCATGTagactttagaaaataaaatagatgaatgtCTTCATGACCATTGGTAGGCAAAGATTATTAGAGATGATGCAAAAAGCACAAGACATAACGTTTgcaaaattgataaatattaGACCTTTTCAGAATCATTCTGATTTTCGATATTCCTGTGAAGAAAGCAAGCCACATACCAAgtgttttgtacattttaaatgaaatggtgAGTCAAGTACGACCACATGAGGAGACACAGAGATATATTAGGAAAGCAAAAAGTTTGTTGTCCTCACAGGTTCTGGAAAAGGAGGCAGGATCCCAGGGACATGTAGGAAAGACACCAGGGTGGTCAGGAGCAAGAGAAGGTTTACATCACTGCCTTTATGTACATTTCCACAGAAAACAACCAATAAAGGGTGTATAAGAACAATAAAGGGTGTATAACAACCCTTTTGTGGGTTCCTATAAAAGGCAAATCTTTGCCATGTAAAGAAAGGGCATCACCATGCAGGCAGGGTGGTGGTGGAGACTATAGACCCTTTTGACAGCCTCTGTACAGCACGACAAAGCTCACGAACTTCTAAGATGTATCAAATTCATCAGCTGGGAGGAAAAGGAACTGTTTGGAATAACAGAGTGTCCTCATCAATATATAATGATACACAATAAAAACTAGTTTCAGTACAAGACTTTAAACTGAGATAGGGTAACTGGTTTTGTCTTCAATTGACTGAAACTGAGAAATCAGTGAATCTTGGCTAATTATAATGACACCTGTCATGATAATCTGGCAAATGGACAAGGGCCAAACCTGTTGGAATGTCATAGCAAATACGACTATAATTCTTACATACCTCTGATATGTTCTGTAATGAAACTGAATTGTACCATGACTATGCTCTGCTGTGAGATAACATTGACATTATTGCTAAAATTCAGCTACATTATGTAAATAAGTGATATGACAATGCTGATATTGATGACCAAATGTATTGGGAGATCCAGTTAAATCTTTCACAAGTTGTCATATCAATGGAAAATGGCTGGTCTTTGGCAGAACTTGATTTAACTAACCCACAGCTCATTTCTATGCTAAATAGCTCTGCACAAGGTTATTACAAGGTATGAACAACATAGCTCCAAGGAGAACAAGTCATCAAATTAGtatcaaaaatttgaaaatgtatgtcATGGCTTTATAAGCTATAGATGTTTCTTTGAGTCTGTGCCTAGTCTCCACTGGCTCCTCCAAATATGGGCCATATTCATGTTATTGCTTCatctattattttaagtaaaacattGCTGTACCTGTTACCTAAGTGCTCTTCTAAATGTAGATGCTGAGAAAAATATGGTCATTGTGCTGTAAGAGCACCAGGCCGAGGGCCAGGTGTGTGCACTGTGCAAAAAAGGGCTCTCTTAAACTCATATAAATTAGGAATTaaaaggaactttaaaatatGCTGGTCTTGTCACTTAGcatgagacacagaaatggaaattgtGTCCCTGTGAGTTTAGTGTCAGAATTACTTTGATTATCTGGGGAGGGAGTCCTGGAGGTGCATGTGGCAGATAATAAAGAGAGTCACAGGATAGCACCTGTCTGAGGAAAGGTACAGGATCTAGACAATGAAGGCACTGCTCTGTGATTAAGAGAAGAGACTGTGGGTGGTGGGATCCTCAAGATGGCCCCCTGAGGAACCTTCCCCTCTTTTTTAATCAAGGGCTAATCTGGGCTCTGCTGTGAAGATGTTTTGAAAAACCAactgatctggggcgcctgggtggcgcagtcggttaaagcgtccaacttcagccaggtcacgatctcgcggtccgtgagttcgagccccgcgtcaggctctgggctgatggctcggagcctggagcctgtttccgattctgtgtctccctctctctctgcccctcccccgttcatgctctgtctctctctgtcccaaaaataaataaaacacgttgaaaaaaaaatttgaaaaaccaaCTGATCTTAAACTCTGGAGGTTATGTTGGTGGGCCTAATCAGGTCTGGTGAGCTTTCCAAAAGCAGGGTATTTTCGCATCTAACAGCAGAGGAGGAGGTCAGGAGATCTCAAGTGTGAGGATGGAGGGCGCCCTGGGTGAGGACTGCAGGAGGATTGCAGACCCAGCCACATCTTTGAATTTAGCCTGTGAGACAGAAACGGAGAATCCGACACCAGAACTTCTGACCCAGAGAAATTGAGAGATAACACTTGTGGcctagggtttttgttgttgttgttaatgtgtctgggtgtttttttttacattgtgtgtgtgtgagagagtgtatgtgtgtgtgtatatgaatgtgcatatatatatatataatttttaatttttttaattccaatataattaacatacagtgttatgttagcctcaggtgtacaacagtgattcagcaattctatacattgttcagtgctcatcataagagtattcttaatccccttcccatgttttcccatccccacacccacctcccttctggtaactgccagtttgttctctatagtccagagtctgtttttttgtgtgtgtctcttttcctttcttcgtttgttttgtttcttaaatttcacatatgagtgaaaccaaatggtggtatttatctttctctgcctgatttatttcacttagcattatacttctACAACCATCCATGTTGgtacacatgaaaatatttttttaatggctgagtaatattccattgtgtatgtgtgtgtgtatatatatatatatatacatatatatatatacatacataccatatgtgtgctgttttaagctgctacGTTTGTGTTCATTTGTGGCAACAAcaagagaaaactataaaaccattGGTATCAGGTAAGATTCATTTGTTTCCAGCTCTGACCCTTTCTAGATTGGCAATCTACCAATTAGTTTAGTGGTACTCTAATATATGGTTTCCAGACCTCTTTGAACTCTTAAAAATT
This sequence is a window from Prionailurus bengalensis isolate Pbe53 chromosome A2, Fcat_Pben_1.1_paternal_pri, whole genome shotgun sequence. Protein-coding genes within it:
- the LOC122486510 gene encoding olfactory receptor 2A14-like, whose amino-acid sequence is MGSNQTWVTEITLLGFQVYPALKFFLFGLFCLFYSLTLLGNGVILGLICLDSRLHTPMYFFLSHLAIVDMSYASNNVPKMLANLLTQRRTISFVPCIMQTFLYLAFAHAECLILVVMSYDRLVAICNPLHYTVIMSWRVCTVLAITSWVFSFLLALVHLILILRLPFCGPHEINHFFCEILSVLKLACADTWLNQVVIFVACVFILLGPLCLVLVSYTRILFAILRIQSGEGRRKAFSTCSSHLCVVGLFFGSAIVMYMAPKSRHPEEQQKILSLFYSLFNPMLNPLIYSLRNTEVKDALRRTLYKQRHV